A stretch of Tripterygium wilfordii isolate XIE 37 chromosome 11, ASM1340144v1, whole genome shotgun sequence DNA encodes these proteins:
- the LOC120009333 gene encoding interaptin-like isoform X2, translating to MNLQVNAKVRFKNKTKELLSLEEEAGMNDEYTDSAAGFDGSSNTSGSLYAEKPDTSSTHEIDSIKSTVSGDLAGLSLGQSPQPERVDPSDHRFSAQGTNDWVHGWGSDYSADNDLAVTYEENSRLRGSLEVAEASILELKLELSSLQSHADEIGTETQKVAEQLAAEIASGEQLAKEVSTLKLECSYLKDDLKLLNSSKLCASFTSIEATETKQDKISQDLQRRWLKEVLVLEDKVRELQNKSSVGYHEKDFRFLYSDLEALLSALQNLKEGTQLASPNFNLMSSAGASMKENRETSLGRIEQLPSEIGFDVDLCQPEFGMLHGLNVPGSESQDPDRLEVINAMKGKVFELLRELDDSKSEKEGLTKKMDQMECYYEALIQELEENQRQMLCELQNLRNEHSTCLYTVSSTKAEMETMCQGLNEQMLRLAEEKHDLDSINKELERKAIVAEAALKRARLNYSIAVNQLQKDLELLSVQVLSMFETNENLIRQDFVGSSPTSLPHFPEIAQEPKIDSLEFHSLKNLQCQNQYVGLKKHSLEGDSLLENLQKSLSIQEGLYRKVEEEVCEMYLLNIYLDVLSKTLAETLLEASDDARLMKEKIVELAQQLELSAESKELLMKRLKTAMDEVHSLNEYNAACIAEYKDVALKNQNLEANIQSSCCENLHLVQKITELESMIKECRSYENQFKACAAEKTQLEILFNEKTLENGRLQNEILTLRNDFIDVKSEFDEIASVKDNMQHCLNVLRSKLLNLLASHEKKFGGLPLLSESVSQSLESGDLTGFVMELGELQHNMCEKIAQLMEEEKILAEEKDMVQVSLTRAQSEIVVMKHRFELDMQEVLYKFSVSNASVRKLQLDVEAIANRLKNGSEVEENYAQLHKELIGNVHWLEVELQQLISKNKDLADEILALEIVTNELERSKVTTVELAKEKQLLTESLQAKTEESAKLVSELDDLKESLLSVHDENQTLMTSLQAKNEESVNLASELNSLKESQQFLHYENQAGTASLRDKTAECAKLEAEANNLRESMQSLLDESKASLASLQNRTEESVELVSELNGLRESLGSLHDENEALLLSLQHKTEESAELESELSGLKESFQSLHDELQEERSSRDKLEGIIADLTYKLDEKHCQVIHLNQQNLELAHLKQLLSDLESEKSRVCHLLLQYEECLKNARDESSSIVALETQLSELYETLVATDVKYIATRAQHEDWVEEVVEKLDSHLGGLCNRHKVVALCNEENPRLLTILDSLMSEFRGSIAENKLILDRIYSMSAEVEAYKNREVSWCDEKINLDSELQGLKNLVMHSEEEVDNLLLCNEELEVKDLLLKAKMEEWHLQITLLDVQGDELLKLENQCNDLTQKLSEQILKTEEFKNLSIHMKQLKDKAEADCSLAREKKETERQAVLVQDSLRVAFIKEQYETKLQELKHQLSISKKHNEEMLCKLQDSVVEIENRKRSEALHLKKNEELGMKILELEAELQSVISDKREKMKAFDMMTAELECSLISLECCKEEKQKLEASLEECNEEKSRTAIELTLMKELLKNPSSNSEEEGNDGSHVKGHISSQDLFVKVHENGPAEVLNAKYLEQDSSMKCEEPESVFVVPVVVDDHSSTIMDAQPKQDVPEASGEYGSLVHVNQESLLHGDVKHLALCDVHSRAESIKSSMDHLNMELERMKNDNLFLQNDAHLDSKFPGLQRELMQLQKANEELGSMFPLYNQYSSCGNALERVLALEIELAESLQAKKRSSMHLQSSFLKQHNDEEAVLQSFRDINNLIKDMLELKGSHASVETELKEMHDRYSQLSLQFAEVEGERQKLMMTLKNVRATRKAQQLNRSPSSSKEHST from the exons ATGAATCTTCAG GTCAATGCAAAGGTGagattcaaaaacaaaacaaaggagCTACTCTCACTCGAAGAAGAGGCAGGAATGAATGATGAATACACAGACTCAGCTGCTGGTTTTGATGGATCTTCCAATACTTCAGGAAGTTTATATGCAGAGAAGCCAGATACATCCAGCACGCATGAAATAGACAGCATTAAGAGTACAGTTTCTGGTGATTTAGCTGGGCTTTCCCTTGGTCAAAGTCCTCAGCCTGAGAGAGTGGACCCTTCTGATCATCGCTTTTCTGCACAGGGGACTAATGACTGGGTTCATGGCTGGGGATCCGACTATTCCGCAGATAATGACTTAGCAGTCACCTACGAAGAGAATAGTAGACTTAGAGGAAGCTTGGAGGTAGCTGAAGCATCTATCCTTGAGCTTAAGCTGGAGTTAAGCTCCTTACAAAGTCATGCAGACGAGATAGGCACTGAAACACAAAAAGTTGCTGAGCAATTAGCTGCTGAGATTGCTTCTGGAGAACAGCTGGCAAAAGAGGTTTCTACGCTGAAATTGGAGTGTTCATACTTAAAAGATGATCTTAAACTGCTAAATAGTTCTAAATTATGTGCTTCATTTACTAGCATAGAAGCTACAGAGACAAAACAGGATAAAATATCTCAAGATCTGCAGCGTAGATGGCTAAAGGAGGTATTGGTCTTGGAGGATAAGGTAAGAGAACTTCAAAACAAGTCGTCCGTTGGATACCATGAAAAGGACTTCAGGTTCCTTTACTCGGACTTGGAGGCTTTGCTCAGTGCTCTGCAGAATCTCAAAGAGGGAACTCAATTGGCAAGTCCTAATTTTAACTTGATGTCATCTGCTGGAGCAAGCATGAAGGAGAACAGAGAAACTAGTCTTGGTAGAATTGAGCAACTCCCATCTGAAATTGGTTTTGATGTTGACTTGTGTCAACCTGAGTTTGGAATGCTTCATGGCCTCAATGTTCCCGGGTCTGAGTCTCAGGATCCTGATCGTCTAGAAGTTATAAATGCGATGAAAGGAAAAGTCTTTGAACTCTTGAGAGAGTTGGATGATTCTAAATCTGAAAAAGAAGGCCTTACAAAGAAAATGGATCAGATGGAGTGTTACTATGAAGCCCTCATCCAGGAGCTTGAAGAAAATCAGAGACAGATGTTATGCGAGTTGCAGAATCTCAGAAATGAGCACTCTACTTGTTTATATACAGTTTCTTCTACCAAGGCAGAGATGGAAACAATGTGCCAAGGCCTGAATGAACAGATGTTAAGACTTGCTGAGGAAAAACATGACTTGGATTCCATTAACAAGGAGCTTGAAAGAAAGGCTATTGTTGCAGAAGCAGCACTTAAACGGGCACGGTTGAACTACTCCATTGCTGTTAATCAATTGCAAAAGGACCTTGAACTATTATCCGTCCAGGTTTTGTCTATGTTCGAGACTAATGAGAACCTTATTAGGCAAGATTTTGTAGGTTCTTCACCAACAAGCCTCCCACATTTCccagaaattgcacaagaaccgAAAATTGATTCATTGGAGTTTCACTCCTTGAAAAACTTGCAGTGCCAAAATCAATATGTCGGGTTAAAGAAACACAGCTTGGAGGGAGATTCTCTTTTAGAAAACTTACAGAAATCACTCAGCATACAGGAAGGGCTATATCGAAAGgttgaagaagaagtttgtgaGATGTATTTGCTGAATATATACTTGGATGTGCTTTCGAAGACTTTAGCGGAAACTTTGCTTGAGGCAAGTGATGATGCTAGACTAATGAAAGAGAAAATAGTTGAACTTGCACAGCAACTAGAGCTTTCTGCAGAGTCCAAGGAGTTGTTGATGAAAAGGCTGAAGACTGCAATGGATGAAGTTCACTccctaaatgagtacaacgccGCTTGCATTGCTGAATACAAAGATGTGGCTCTGAAAAACCAAAATTTGGAAGCTAATATACAAAGTTCTTGCTGTGAAAATCTTCATCTTGTGCAGAAAATTACTGAACTGGAATCCATGATAAAGGAATGCAGAAGTTATGAGAATCAATTCAAGGCTTGCGCTGCAGAAAAGACACAGTTGGAAATTTTGTTCAATGAAAAAACACTAGAAAATGGCCGTCTCCAAAATGAAATACTAACCTTGCGGAATGATTTTATAGATGTTAAATCTGAATTTGATGAAATCGCTTCTGTGAAGGACAACATGCAGCATTGCTTAAATGTTCTGCGAAGTAAGTTGCTGAACCTATTGGCATCTCATGAAAAGAAATTCGGCGGATTGCCTCTCTTGAGTGAATCTGTTAGTCAGAGCTTGGAGTCCGGGGACTTAACCGGTTTTGTGATGGAATTGGGAGAGCTTCAGCATAATATGTGTGAAAAGATTGCCCAACTCATGGAAGAGGAAAAGATTCTGGCTGAAGAAAAAGATATGGTTCAGGTTTCCTTAACAAGAGCACAATCAGAAATTGTGGTGATGAAACATAGGTTTGAACTTGATATGCAGGAGGTTCTGTACAAATTTAGTGTGTCTAATGCCTCGGTGCGGAAGCTGCAGTTGGATGTCGAGGCTATTGCCAACAGACTGAAGAACGGCTCTGAAGTTGAAGAAAACTATGCACAGCTGCACAAAGAACTTATTGGGAATGTTCATTGGTTGGAAGTTGAGCTGCAACAACTTATTTCTAAAAACAAAGACCTTGCTGATGAAATCTTAGCATTGGAGATTGTAACTAATGAACTCGAGAGGAGCAAAGTAACAACTGTTGAACTTGCAAAGGAGAAACAACTATTAACAGAATCTTTGCAGGCTAAAACTGAGGAATCTGCTAAGCTCGTGTCGGAACTAGATGATTTGAAGGAAAGCTTGCTGTCTGTGCATGATGAAAACCAGACTTTGATGACGTCTTTACAGGCTAAAAATGAAGAATCTGTCAACCTTGCATCAGAGCTAAACAGTTTAAAAGAAAGTCAACAATTTCTGCATTATGAGAACCAAGCTGGAACAGCATCATTACGGGATAAAACTGCAGAGTGTGCAAAGCTTGAAGCAGAGGCAAACAATTTAAGAGAAAGTATGCAATCCCTGCTTGATGAAAGCAAAGcttcattggcttctttacagaaTAGAACCGAGGAATCTGTGGAACTTGTTTCGGAATTGAATGGTTTGAGAGAGAGTTTGGGGTCGTTGCATGATGAAAATGAGGCGTTGTTGTTGTCTTTACAGCATAAAACTGAGGAATCTGCCGAGCTTGAATCAGAGCTTAGCGGTTTGAAGGAAAGTTTCCAATCTCTGCATGATGAGCTACAAGAGGAGAGAAGTTCGAGAGATAAACTAGAGGGTATAATTGCAGATCTTACATACAAATTAGACGAGAAGCATTGCCAGGTCATTCACTTGAACCAGCAGAATTTAGAATTGGCCCATCTCAAGCAACTACTATCAGATCTAGAATCAGAAAAATCTAGAGTCTGCCATCTTTTGTTACAGTATGAGGAATGCCTTAAAAATGCCCGTGATGAATCATCTTCTATTGTTGCTCTTGAAACCCAGTTGTCTGAATTGTATGAAACTCTAGTAGCAACAGATGTAAAATATATCGCTACTAGAGCTCAGCATGAGGACTGGGTAGAGGAGGTCGTGGAAAAACTGGATAGCCACCTTGGTGGACTTTGCAATAGGCATAAGGTCGTAGCCCTTTGCAACGAAGAAAATCCTAGATTGTTGACAATCCTTGACTCACTGATGTCTGAGTTCAGAGGCTCCATTGCTGAAAACAAGTTGATTCTTGATAGAATTTACTCTATGTCAGCTGAAGTTGAGGCATACAAGAATAGGGAGGTGAGTTGGTGCGATGAAAAAATTAATCTTGATTCTGAGCTTCAAGGGCTGAAGAACTTGGTGATGCATTCCGAAGAAGAGGTTGACAACCTGTTACTCTGCAATGAAGAACTGGAAGTCAAAGATTTGTTACTGAAAGCCAAAATGGAAGAATGGCACCTGCAAATAACCCTGTTGGACGTGCAGGGGGATGAACTGCTTAAGTTGGAAAACCAGTGTAACGACCTTACGCAGAAACTCTCTGAGCAGATTTTGAAGACAGAGGAGTTCAAAAACCTATCCATCCATATGAAGCAGCTTAAAGACAAGGCCGAAGCTGACTGTTCCTTGGCTcgtgaaaaaaaagaaactgagAGACAAGCAGTTCTTGTGCAAGATTCCCTGAGAGTCGCATTTATCAAAGAACAGTATGAAACAAAGCTTCAGGAACTAAAACACCAGCTGTCAATCTCCAAAAAGCATAATGAAGAAATGCTTTGCAAATTGCAAGATTCTGTTGTCGAAATTGAGAATAGGAAGAGATCTGAAGCTTTGCACTTGAAGAAAAATGAGGAGCTGGGAATGAAAATTTTGGAATTGGAGGCTGAGTTACAATCAGTAATTTCTGACAAGCGGGAAAAAATGAAGGCCTTTGACATGATGACGGCCGAACTGGAATGCTCCTTAATAAGCCTTGAATGCTGCAAGGAAGAGAAACAAAAACTTGAAGCATCTTTGGAAGAATGCAATGAGGAGAAGTCAAGAACTGCAATTGAACTTACCTTGATGAAAGAGCTGCTGAAGAATCCCTCATCAAACAGTGAGGAAGAAGGAAATGATGGATCGCACGTGAAGGGTCATATCTCTTCTCAGGACCTCTTTGTTAAAGTTCATGAGAATGGTCCAGCTGAGGTCTTGAATGCTAAGTACTTGGAACAGGATAGTTCAATGAAATGTGAAGAACCAGAATCTGTATTTGTGGTTCCAGTTGTTGTGGATGACCATTCGAGCACAATCATGGATGCCCAACCTAAGCAG GATGTACCTGAAGCTAGTGGTGAATATGGAAGCCTCGTACATGTGAATCAAGAAAGCCTACTGCATGGTGATGTCAAGCATCTAGCTCTTTGTGATGTTCACTCGAGGGCTGAAAGTATAAAATCGAGCATGGACCACTTAAATATGGAG TtggaaaggatgaaaaatgataatTTGTTTCTACAAAATGATGCTCATTTGGATTCAAAATTTCCAGGTTTACAAAGAGAACTAATGCAATTACAAAAG GCAAATGAAGAACTGGGAAGTATGTTCCCATTGTATAATCAATATTCAAGCTGTGGCAATGCGTTAGAAAGGGTACTTGCATTAGAAATCGAACTTGCTGAATCATTGCAGGCAAAGAAAAGATCAAGCATGCATTTACAGAG TTCTTTCTTGAAGCAACACAATGATGAGGAAGCAGTATTGCAAAGCTTCAGGGACATCAATAACCTGATTAAAGACATGTTGGAACTAAAAGGAAGTCATGCATCTGTGGAAACTGAACTGAAGGAGATGCACGATCGTTACTCGCAGCTAAGTCTTCAGTTTGCTGAAGTTGAAGGTGAGAGGCAGAAACTGATGATGACTCTGAAGAATGTCCGGGCTACCAGGAAGGCTCAGCAATTAAATCGCTCACCATCATCCTCCAAGGAACACTCGACATAG